The following coding sequences are from one Mesorhizobium onobrychidis window:
- a CDS encoding thiamine diphosphokinase codes for MSKFTILLGGDLIRTPLLDRQVEGSRVIAADAGMSHARTLSLTPELWVGDFDSVPADLPGELAAVPRQVFPAEKDKTDGELAIAAALERGATSLVLAGAFGGKRTDHAFLHLALSVRLAEAGTEVLLTSGAQEGTPLLRGKAGFDYADGTLFSILGFSDLTGLTVTGAKWPLNHIEMAFGSSLTISNEVKGRLEIALGSGRALLLAHPFPLPES; via the coding sequence ATGAGCAAATTCACCATCCTGCTTGGCGGCGATCTAATCCGCACGCCGCTGCTCGACCGCCAGGTCGAAGGCTCCCGTGTCATCGCCGCCGACGCCGGCATGAGCCATGCCCGGACGCTGAGCCTGACGCCGGAACTCTGGGTCGGCGACTTCGATTCGGTGCCGGCGGATTTGCCGGGCGAGCTGGCCGCCGTGCCCCGCCAGGTGTTTCCGGCAGAAAAGGACAAGACCGACGGCGAACTGGCTATCGCCGCCGCGCTCGAACGCGGCGCAACCAGCCTCGTGCTCGCCGGCGCGTTCGGCGGCAAACGCACCGACCACGCCTTCCTGCACCTGGCGCTCAGTGTCCGACTGGCCGAGGCAGGGACGGAGGTGCTTTTGACCAGCGGCGCACAAGAAGGCACCCCCTTGCTTCGCGGAAAGGCCGGCTTCGACTACGCCGACGGCACGCTGTTTTCGATTCTCGGCTTTTCCGACCTTACCGGCCTGACCGTGACCGGCGCCAAATGGCCGCTGAACCATATCGAGATGGCGTTCGGTTCGTCGCTGACCATTTCCAACGAGGTCAAGGGCCGGCTGGAAATTGCGCTGGGCAGCGGCCGCGCGCTGTTGCTCGCCCACCCATTCCCCTTACCTGAAAGCTGA
- the thiB gene encoding thiamine ABC transporter substrate binding subunit: MRTFLYTLVSAVLLAATVPAGIGPASAQEKLTVYTYESFTADWGPGPAVKKAFEAECGCTLEFVAVADGVALLNRVKLEGAATKADIVLGLDTNLTAEAKATGLFSPHGAVIDVNVPGGWSDDIFVPFDYGYFAVVYDTEKLKTPPKSLKELVEGNADEKIVIQDPRTSTPGLGLLLWVRSVYGDKAPEAWAKLRAKVLTVTPGWSEAYGLFTKGEAPMVLSYTTSPAYHMVAENTERYQAASFEEGEYLQIEVAGITTSGAKNPLAKQFLTFMTGPKFQDVIPETNWMFPAGKTDKPLNPAFDKLVKPTKTLLFSPEEVAANRKAWVDEWLSVMSK, translated from the coding sequence ATGCGCACGTTTTTATACACTCTTGTTTCGGCAGTGCTGCTTGCGGCGACCGTTCCCGCCGGCATCGGGCCGGCATCCGCGCAGGAAAAACTCACCGTCTACACCTATGAGAGCTTCACCGCCGACTGGGGTCCGGGCCCCGCGGTGAAGAAGGCCTTCGAGGCCGAATGCGGCTGTACTCTCGAATTCGTGGCGGTCGCCGACGGCGTCGCCCTGCTCAACCGCGTCAAGCTGGAAGGGGCCGCGACCAAGGCCGACATCGTGCTCGGCCTCGACACCAACCTGACTGCGGAAGCCAAGGCCACCGGCCTGTTTTCGCCGCATGGTGCCGTCATCGACGTCAATGTGCCGGGCGGCTGGAGCGACGATATTTTCGTGCCGTTCGACTATGGCTATTTCGCCGTCGTCTACGACACCGAAAAGCTGAAGACGCCGCCGAAGAGCCTGAAGGAATTGGTCGAGGGCAATGCCGATGAGAAGATCGTCATCCAGGATCCGCGCACCTCGACGCCCGGTCTCGGCTTGTTGTTGTGGGTGAGGTCGGTTTATGGCGACAAGGCGCCGGAAGCCTGGGCAAAGCTTAGGGCAAAGGTGCTCACCGTGACGCCGGGCTGGAGCGAGGCCTATGGCCTGTTCACCAAGGGCGAGGCGCCGATGGTGCTGTCCTATACCACCTCACCGGCCTATCACATGGTCGCCGAAAACACCGAACGCTATCAGGCGGCGTCCTTCGAGGAGGGCGAGTATCTGCAGATTGAGGTTGCCGGCATCACCACGTCAGGCGCGAAGAACCCGTTGGCGAAACAGTTCCTGACTTTCATGACCGGACCGAAATTCCAGGATGTCATCCCCGAGACCAACTGGATGTTCCCTGCCGGCAAGACCGACAAACCGCTCAATCCGGCTTTCGACAAGCTCGTCAAGCCGACCAAGACTTTGCTTTTCAGCCCCGAAGAGGTCGCCGCCAATCGCAAGGCCTGGGTCGACGAATGGCTGTCGGTGATGAGCAAGTAG